A single region of the Enterobacter cloacae complex sp. R_G8 genome encodes:
- the recD gene encoding exodeoxyribonuclease V subunit alpha has translation MTMQELLLEAVEQRLLRHLDVQFAMMVAGEQPAVMLAAAILSKDAGEGHVCLPLSRLAIDEKMPVALQSCFALLGESVDWQTVLLSSPAVSRADTQTPMILIGERLYLNRLWRNELTVARFFSETNAPLPCEEAQLRQTLDALFTSDEATDWQKVAAAVALTRRISVISGGPGTGKTTTVAKLLAALIQLSGEQKCRIRLAAPTGKAAARLTESLGGALQKLPLTREQLALFPNEASTLHRLLGAQPGSQRLRYHAGNPLHLDVLVVDEASMIDLTMMSRLIDALPSHARVIFLGDRDQLASVEAGAVLGDICTYASLGYTAERAEELARLTGCSLAAESHSLAAALRDSLCLLQKSYRFGSDSGIGQLAAAVNRGDRHATSAVFDGSFNDIEKKSLQTGEEYQAMLDDALQGYQHFLTSVQQQHTPAQVIAAFGEYQLLCALREGPFGVSGLNDRLEQLLAQKRKITRTPHSRWYEGRPVMISRNDSALGLFNGDIGIALDRGQGLRVWFLMPDGSVKSVQPSRLPEHETAWAMTVHKSQGSEFNHAALILPTQLSPVITRELIYTAITRARQRLSLYTDERVLVQAIATRTERRSGLSAIFESL, from the coding sequence ATGACGATGCAGGAATTACTGCTGGAAGCCGTAGAACAACGACTGCTGCGCCATCTTGATGTGCAGTTCGCCATGATGGTGGCTGGCGAGCAGCCGGCCGTGATGCTCGCTGCCGCTATCCTGAGCAAAGATGCGGGGGAAGGGCATGTCTGTCTGCCGCTTTCGCGTCTGGCGATTGATGAAAAAATGCCTGTGGCCCTTCAGTCCTGTTTTGCCCTGCTGGGCGAATCCGTGGACTGGCAGACCGTTTTGCTGAGCTCTCCTGCTGTCAGCAGAGCCGATACCCAGACGCCCATGATCCTTATCGGCGAGCGGTTGTACCTTAACCGGCTATGGCGTAATGAACTGACGGTAGCGCGCTTTTTCAGCGAGACAAACGCACCGCTTCCCTGTGAAGAAGCGCAGCTCCGGCAAACGCTGGATGCCCTGTTTACCTCAGATGAGGCGACAGACTGGCAGAAAGTGGCGGCGGCCGTCGCCTTAACGCGACGGATCTCGGTGATCTCGGGCGGACCGGGCACGGGTAAAACCACCACCGTGGCCAAACTGCTTGCCGCACTGATTCAGCTGTCGGGTGAGCAAAAATGCCGTATTCGCCTGGCAGCACCCACCGGCAAAGCGGCGGCCAGGTTGACAGAGTCGTTAGGTGGCGCGCTGCAAAAACTGCCGCTCACCCGGGAACAGCTTGCGCTTTTCCCCAATGAAGCCAGCACCCTGCACCGGCTACTGGGTGCCCAGCCGGGCAGCCAGCGCCTGCGTTACCATGCCGGAAACCCGCTGCATCTCGATGTGCTGGTCGTGGATGAAGCGTCGATGATCGACCTGACGATGATGTCGCGGCTGATTGACGCCTTACCTTCCCACGCGCGCGTGATTTTCCTTGGCGATCGTGACCAGCTTGCCTCGGTGGAAGCCGGTGCTGTGCTGGGCGATATCTGCACCTATGCGAGTCTTGGGTATACCGCGGAACGTGCTGAGGAGTTAGCCCGCCTCACCGGCTGTTCGCTCGCAGCTGAAAGCCACTCTCTCGCGGCGGCGCTGCGCGACAGCCTGTGTCTACTGCAAAAAAGCTACCGTTTCGGGAGTGATTCCGGCATTGGCCAACTGGCGGCGGCCGTGAACAGAGGGGATCGGCATGCGACCAGTGCTGTTTTTGACGGCAGCTTCAATGATATTGAGAAGAAATCGCTGCAAACCGGGGAAGAGTATCAGGCGATGCTGGATGATGCCCTGCAGGGCTATCAGCATTTCCTGACGAGCGTGCAGCAGCAACATACGCCTGCGCAGGTCATTGCCGCGTTTGGCGAATATCAGTTGCTGTGTGCGCTGAGGGAAGGGCCTTTTGGCGTCAGCGGCCTTAACGACAGGCTTGAGCAATTGCTTGCGCAAAAGCGCAAAATCACCCGCACGCCGCATTCACGCTGGTATGAAGGTCGGCCAGTCATGATCTCCCGCAACGATAGCGCGCTGGGGTTGTTCAACGGGGATATTGGCATTGCGCTTGATCGTGGACAGGGGCTTCGCGTCTGGTTCCTGATGCCGGATGGTAGCGTGAAGTCCGTACAGCCCAGCCGCTTGCCTGAACATGAAACAGCATGGGCGATGACGGTACACAAATCTCAGGGATCCGAGTTCAACCATGCGGCGCTGATCCTGCCCACCCAGCTTTCACCCGTCATTACCCGGGAGCTGATCTACACTGCCATCACCCGTGCGCGTCAGCGCTTGTCGCTCTATACCGATGAGCGTGTGCTGGTGCAGGCGATTGCCACCCGTACGGAACGGCGAAGCGGCCTGAGCGCGATATTTGAGTCCCTCTGA
- the argA gene encoding amino-acid N-acetyltransferase, translating to MVKERRTELVQGFRHSVPYINAHRGKTFVIMLGGEAIEHENFSSIVNDIGLLHSLGIRLVVVYGARPQIDANLAAHHHEPIYHKHTRVTDAKTLELVKQAAGLLQLDITARLSMSLNNTPLQGAHINVVSGNFIIAQPLGVDDGVDYCHSGRIRRIDEEAIHRQLDSGAIVLMGPVAVSVTGESFNLTSEEIATQLAIKLKAEKMIGFCSSQGVVNDEGVIVPELFPNEAQARVEALEAEGDYHSGTVRFLRGAVKACRSGVRRSHLISYQEDGALLQELFSRDGIGTQIVMESAEQIRRATINDIGGILELIRPLEQQGILVRRSREQLEMEIDKFTIIQRDNLTIACAALYPFPEEKIGEMACVAVHPDYRSSSRGEMLLERVAAQARQMGLSKLFVLTTRSIHWFQERGFTPVDIDLLPESKKEMYNYQRRSKVLMADLG from the coding sequence ATGGTGAAGGAACGTAGAACCGAACTGGTCCAGGGATTCCGCCATTCTGTTCCCTATATCAACGCCCATCGGGGAAAAACGTTTGTCATCATGCTCGGCGGCGAAGCCATTGAGCATGAAAACTTTTCCAGCATCGTCAATGACATCGGCCTGCTGCACAGCCTCGGCATCCGCCTGGTGGTGGTGTATGGCGCGCGTCCACAAATCGATGCGAACCTGGCCGCGCACCATCACGAGCCGATTTATCACAAGCATACCCGCGTTACGGATGCCAAAACCCTGGAGCTGGTGAAACAGGCCGCGGGTCTGCTGCAGCTGGATATCACCGCGCGCCTGTCCATGAGCCTGAACAACACGCCGCTGCAGGGGGCGCATATCAACGTCGTCAGCGGTAACTTCATCATTGCTCAGCCTCTGGGCGTGGACGACGGTGTGGACTATTGCCACAGCGGACGTATTCGTCGTATTGATGAGGAAGCCATTCACCGTCAACTGGATAGCGGTGCCATCGTACTGATGGGGCCGGTGGCCGTTTCCGTCACCGGCGAGAGCTTTAACCTCACGTCTGAAGAGATTGCCACCCAGCTGGCGATCAAACTGAAAGCAGAAAAAATGATTGGGTTTTGCTCTTCCCAGGGCGTCGTCAACGATGAGGGCGTGATTGTGCCAGAACTTTTCCCTAATGAGGCTCAGGCCCGCGTCGAAGCGCTGGAAGCCGAAGGGGATTATCATTCTGGTACCGTCCGTTTTCTGCGCGGTGCGGTGAAAGCCTGCCGTAGCGGCGTGCGTCGTAGCCACCTGATCAGCTATCAGGAAGACGGTGCCCTGCTGCAGGAGCTGTTCTCCCGCGACGGTATCGGCACCCAGATCGTAATGGAGAGTGCGGAGCAGATCCGCCGCGCCACCATTAACGATATTGGCGGCATTCTGGAGTTAATTCGCCCGCTGGAGCAGCAAGGGATCCTGGTGCGCCGTTCCCGCGAACAGCTGGAAATGGAGATCGACAAATTCACGATTATCCAGCGCGATAACCTGACAATCGCCTGCGCCGCGCTCTATCCGTTCCCGGAAGAGAAGATCGGCGAAATGGCCTGCGTCGCTGTCCATCCAGACTACCGCAGCTCTTCACGCGGCGAGATGCTGCTTGAGCGCGTGGCGGCCCAGGCGCGCCAGATGGGCCTGAGCAAGCTGTTCGTCCTGACCACGCGCAGCATTCACTGGTTCCAGGAGCGCGGTTTTACGCCTGTGGATATTGATTTGCTGCCTGAAAGTAAAAAAGAGATGTACAACTATCAACGCCGCTCGAAGGTGCTGATGGCCGACCTGGGATAA
- the amiC gene encoding N-acetylmuramoyl-L-alanine amidase AmiC yields the protein MSGSNSAISRRRLLKGAGAMWLLSVSQVGLAATSQVVAVRVWPSSTYTRVTVESNRVLKYKQFALSNPERVVVDLEGVNLNSVLKGMAAQIRGDDPFIKSARVGQFDPQTVRMVFELKQNVKPQLFALAPVATFKERLVMDLYPANATDIQDPLLALLEDYNQGNLEKQVPPAQSGPQPGKAGRDRPIVIMLDPGHGGEDSGAIGKYRTREKDVVLQIARRLKALIDKEGNMRAYMTRNEDVFIPLKVRVAKAQKQRADLFVSIHADAFTSRQPSGSSVFALSTKGATSTAARYLADTQNASDLIGGVSKSGDRYVDHTMFDMVQSLTITDSLKFGKAVLGKLGNINKLHKNSVEQAGFAVLKAPDIPSILVETAFISNVEEERKLKTAKFQQEVAESILAGIRAYFSDGATLARRG from the coding sequence ATGTCGGGATCCAATTCAGCAATAAGCCGCCGCCGTTTGTTAAAAGGGGCCGGGGCGATGTGGCTGCTCAGCGTCAGCCAGGTGGGTCTTGCCGCCACAAGTCAGGTGGTGGCGGTGCGCGTCTGGCCGTCGTCAACCTATACGCGCGTCACGGTGGAATCCAATCGGGTGCTGAAATATAAGCAGTTTGCCCTCAGCAACCCTGAGCGTGTGGTGGTGGATCTCGAAGGCGTTAACCTGAACTCCGTTCTGAAGGGGATGGCGGCGCAGATCCGAGGTGATGATCCGTTTATCAAATCGGCGCGCGTAGGGCAGTTTGATCCGCAAACCGTGCGCATGGTGTTTGAACTGAAGCAGAATGTGAAACCGCAGCTGTTTGCCCTTGCGCCTGTTGCGACGTTCAAAGAACGTCTGGTGATGGATCTCTATCCGGCAAATGCAACGGACATTCAGGATCCCCTTCTGGCATTACTGGAAGACTACAACCAGGGCAATCTTGAGAAACAGGTTCCACCTGCGCAAAGTGGCCCGCAGCCCGGGAAAGCAGGGCGCGATCGCCCGATTGTGATCATGCTCGATCCTGGCCATGGAGGCGAAGACTCAGGCGCGATAGGCAAATACCGGACGCGGGAAAAAGATGTGGTGTTGCAGATTGCCCGCCGTCTTAAAGCGTTAATCGATAAAGAGGGCAACATGCGCGCCTATATGACGCGCAATGAAGATGTCTTTATTCCGCTGAAAGTGCGTGTGGCAAAAGCCCAGAAGCAGCGTGCGGATCTCTTTGTCTCTATCCACGCTGATGCGTTTACCAGCCGTCAGCCAAGTGGATCGTCAGTATTTGCCCTCTCAACCAAAGGGGCGACCAGTACCGCGGCGCGTTACCTCGCGGACACGCAGAACGCCTCGGATCTCATCGGTGGTGTGAGCAAAAGCGGCGACCGCTATGTGGATCACACCATGTTCGATATGGTGCAATCGCTGACCATTACCGACAGCCTGAAGTTTGGTAAAGCGGTGCTGGGTAAGCTTGGCAATATCAACAAGCTGCACAAAAACAGCGTTGAGCAAGCCGGGTTTGCGGTACTGAAAGCGCCGGATATCCCGTCTATCCTGGTTGAAACGGCGTTTATCAGTAACGTGGAAGAGGAGCGGAAGCTCAAGACGGCTAAATTCCAGCAGGAAGTGGCGGAGTCGATTCTGGCAGGGATCAGGGCGTATTTCTCTGACGGGGCGACGCTGGCAAGACGTGGATAA
- the mltA gene encoding murein transglycosylase A, translating to MKGRWAKYLITGAMVAILAACSSKPTDRGQQYKDGKLSQPFSLVNQPDAVGAPINAGDFSEQVYQIRNASPRLYGSQSSVYNAVQDWLRAGGDTRNMRQFGIDAWQMEGADNYGNVQFTGYYTPVIQARHTRQGEFQYPIYRMPPKRGRLPSRAEIYAGALSENYVLAYSNSLMDNFIMDVQGSGYIDFGDGSPLNFFSYAGKNGHAYRSIGKVLIDRGEVKKEDMSMQAIREWGEKHSEAEVRELLEQNPSFVFFKPQNFAPVKGASAVPLIGRASVASDRSIIPAGTTLLAEVPLLDNNGKFNGQYELRLMVALDVGGAIKGQHFDIYQGIGPDAGHRAGWYNHYGRVWVLKTAPGAGNVFSG from the coding sequence ATGAAAGGACGTTGGGCAAAGTATCTGATCACGGGCGCAATGGTAGCGATTCTTGCCGCCTGTTCTTCTAAACCGACCGATCGCGGTCAACAGTATAAAGACGGGAAATTATCCCAGCCTTTCTCTTTAGTTAACCAGCCGGATGCTGTCGGCGCACCGATCAACGCCGGTGATTTCTCCGAGCAGGTTTACCAGATCCGCAATGCGTCGCCGCGCCTGTATGGCTCACAGAGTAGCGTTTATAACGCCGTGCAGGACTGGCTGCGTGCGGGCGGTGATACGCGCAACATGCGCCAGTTTGGTATCGACGCCTGGCAGATGGAAGGGGCGGACAACTACGGCAACGTGCAGTTTACCGGCTATTACACTCCGGTTATCCAGGCGCGCCATACGCGTCAGGGCGAATTCCAGTATCCCATTTATCGTATGCCGCCAAAACGTGGCCGCCTGCCGTCCCGCGCGGAGATCTACGCCGGCGCGCTTAGCGAAAACTACGTCCTGGCTTACAGCAACTCCCTGATGGACAACTTCATCATGGATGTTCAGGGCAGTGGCTACATCGATTTTGGTGACGGTTCTCCGCTGAACTTCTTTAGCTACGCCGGCAAAAACGGCCATGCCTACCGCAGCATTGGTAAAGTGCTGATCGACCGAGGCGAAGTGAAAAAAGAAGATATGTCGATGCAGGCGATCCGCGAGTGGGGCGAAAAACACAGTGAAGCCGAGGTGCGTGAGCTGCTGGAGCAGAACCCGTCATTCGTCTTCTTTAAACCGCAAAACTTTGCGCCGGTGAAAGGGGCGAGCGCCGTGCCGCTGATTGGCCGTGCGTCGGTGGCATCGGATCGTTCCATCATTCCTGCGGGTACCACGCTGCTGGCAGAAGTGCCGCTGCTGGACAATAACGGTAAATTTAACGGTCAGTACGAGTTACGTCTGATGGTGGCGCTGGATGTCGGTGGCGCAATTAAAGGCCAGCACTTTGATATTTATCAGGGGATTGGCCCGGACGCCGGCCACCGTGCAGGCTGGTATAACCACTATGGCCGCGTATGGGTGCTGAAGACAGCGCCTGGTGCCGGAAACGTATTCAGCGGCTGA
- the tcdA gene encoding tRNA cyclic N6-threonylcarbamoyladenosine(37) synthase TcdA — protein sequence MSVVISDAWRQRFGGTARLYGEKALQLFADAHVCVVGIGGVGSWAAEALARTGIGAITLIDMDDVCVTNTNRQIHALRDNVGLAKSEVMAERIRLINPECRVTVIDDFVTADNVADYMSRGYSYVIDAIDSVRPKAALIAYCRRYKVPLVTTGGAGGQIDPTQIQVADLAKTIQDPLAAKLRERLKSDFNVVKNSKGKLGVDCVFSTEALVYPQADGSVCAMKSTAEGPKRMDCASGFGAATMVTASFGFVAVSHALKKMMAKAERQA from the coding sequence ATGTCTGTGGTAATCAGCGACGCGTGGCGCCAGCGTTTTGGCGGTACGGCACGTCTCTATGGTGAAAAAGCCCTGCAGCTGTTTGCGGATGCGCATGTCTGCGTCGTGGGCATTGGTGGTGTGGGCTCGTGGGCGGCAGAAGCGCTGGCGAGAACCGGTATTGGCGCAATCACGCTGATTGATATGGATGACGTGTGCGTCACCAACACCAACCGTCAAATCCATGCCCTGCGTGACAACGTCGGCCTGGCAAAATCTGAGGTCATGGCAGAGCGTATCCGCCTGATCAACCCGGAATGTCGGGTCACGGTGATTGATGATTTTGTGACGGCAGATAATGTCGCTGACTACATGAGCAGAGGCTACAGCTACGTGATTGACGCGATTGATAGCGTGCGTCCAAAAGCGGCGCTTATTGCGTACTGTCGTCGTTACAAGGTGCCACTGGTGACCACCGGTGGCGCGGGCGGACAAATTGATCCAACGCAGATCCAGGTGGCCGATCTGGCGAAAACCATTCAGGATCCGTTGGCGGCCAAACTGCGTGAACGGCTGAAAAGCGACTTCAACGTGGTGAAAAACAGCAAAGGTAAGCTGGGCGTCGACTGCGTTTTCTCGACTGAAGCGCTGGTTTATCCGCAGGCTGACGGCTCGGTCTGTGCCATGAAAAGCACGGCGGAAGGGCCTAAAAGGATGGATTGCGCCTCAGGATTTGGTGCGGCCACCATGGTGACCGCCTCCTTTGGCTTTGTGGCGGTATCTCACGCCCTGAAGAAGATGATGGCGAAGGCGGAACGTCAGGCCTGA